The window AGTAAATCTTGAATATTCTTGAGCAACAAGAAGTTAATTTTTGGGAACCACTCCATTTCACCAATACTTCCCATAAACTTCTACCATGTTGTATTTTTCCCTAAGCATGATGACAATCCAGTGTTTTTTCCCCCATATTCTGAATGATTAATGAGAAGGTGTAAGTGACAAGAAGCAGCCCTGACAGCCAGATGCAGCAGTAGCAATCCACTAGTATTTTCAAAAAAACCTAATAGATTCCAATCAAGTTCAAATGACAGTTTTAGCTATGAAAGTCAACAAGACATTCAAATTGTCAATAGTCAAAGTCTGAAAAAGAAATTCCAAGCATTGCTTTACTATCTTCAGTTCAATACATTAAAGCTGAGGCAATATCAACTGATCAAGGTACTCCTATTTATTCACGAGTACTTCACTGACAATGAGTATGTTTCTCCAAATTCTTCTTTTATATTCTTTTAACAGGTAAGGAGAATTTTAAGAAGGCATCCAACCAGAAAGGAACTTCCCTATAAGATATTCTAAAAATTCATAAAAGTAGTTAACAGAGTAAAATTGGAATAAAGGAAAGTGATAATGTGAGAGATGGTCAAGGCAAGTCACACAAGGCGAAAAGGATAGGTAGTGGTGAATGATTTCATCTCAACAATATTAGGTGCCACAGCATGAACCTACTGTTGGACTAGAAATGGTATAAGAACTACATATCCTGGCAAAAAGTCCAACTTAAAGTAAATCTGCACTGGAGATGTCTAATGAACTGTTTTACCTTCAAATAACTATTGACTTCAGGATCGCTGTTCACAACAGCACCAACATCATTTACTAGCTTAACAATTCTTTTGGCATTTGTGTATGTTGCAAATGCTTTTCCCCCAATCATGACAGTGCGTGGTGTAACCTTTTGCCGTTCTTCAGGGCTCATCTCCTGGAATAGATCAATTTCAAGAAATCATGGTGTATACTAACATGTGATGCACATAAAAAGTCAAAAGATTGCAAGACACTGGAGCCACAATTCAATCATTTCTAGGTTGACTACGAAATCTCTATTGGTGTTGGATCACCATATATACTCTTGAAAGATATTTCATACAGGTATGATTCATTGTTTTGGAAGTGATCATACTCCCAGAAGAAAACGAGAATAGAGTCCAGAAGACAATGATAGTTAATACTTTACGGGTTAGTATTTTTAACAATAATGTAATAAACATTGTTAACATCATTTTTTCCATAATCGGATGAGATTCCAATGAACAAATAACAAAGAGCCAATAAGCAATGATAACCGTATGAAAGATCAACTTAAGGTCTTGATTTAGAAACCTTCAACTGCTAATAAATGTATTGCATATTGAAACACCTAAGGAGATTAGGAAGTCTACAATACctttattttcttgtacctaTAGACTGTCCCCAAAATGTTTAGCAGCTGTCTTTTGTATTCATGAATGCGTTTAACTTGTATGTCAAAAAGGGTATTAGGATCAATGCTGACATTTGTCACTTGCGTTATGTATTGCGCTAAACGTTGCTTGTTGGCCATCTTAGCTGATTCCCACTCAGCATACAGTTCTTCATTGTCAACAAACTATTTGAAGAGAAGGAAACAATATAGAAAAGAGTCAGTAAAAATGCCACTATGTCAAAGCAAGGTCTTTAATGGGAGAAAAAATGCCACTATGTCAAAGCAAGTTTCTTGACGTACCTGCCGAAGTTTGGTGAGGAGATCGAGGTTCGTCACCCATTTATCAGTTTTTAACCATTTGGTTATTATTTGACTAAGCTCAGGACTACAAAACCGAAGCCACCGGCGAGGAGTAATCCCATTAGTCTTGTTTTGGAATTTGGTAGGCCATATAGAGACATAATCAGCAAATAAGTCTGATTTTAAGATGTCACTGTGTAGTTGTGCAACACCATTCACCTGAGAGATATGGAAACTAAAGGTGAAAATCTTCTAGAAcagaagaaatgaaaatttaagAGACTTATAAAAGAGTATAAAATAAGTAAAAGCCATGGAAGCAACTCAACAATGATAGGAGGAGATGACAGTGACAGACACAGATAATTGATGAATTCAGATTAGTTGTTGTCAGGGAAGTATAGCTCGGAATTTTACCAATAAGCTAGTAGTTAAAGGAAACCAGTAATTAGCGCACACTTTAGGTGTGTGCCTCTTATCATATCATtgtaataaaataaaagacataTAGTAGAAGCCGATGCATTTCTCAAATTATCATGCTATCTAACTTCTGTGACCAACTATATAGGAGTTAGGTTCACCAATTAGAGAACACCATACTGAACTTAAACATTTACTCTCATCTTGACGAAAGTCACAAGGATAGTTATCAAGCAGAGGGTAAATTTTGCAAATCAAAAGAGATGCCAAAGTCTCTTCCCCCTTTATAAAGAGTCAGATTAAAAGCTGAAAACAAAAGAATAGTCGTTTAATTATTCCCTCAGGTATATTCGGGCATTTGACATTTGGATATCACAAGATAATCGTTAAAGATAGGAGATGTGATATCCATTCCACTTAGACATGTTTCTTACCATATGGGAGGACACCACACACAAGTTAGCCATTCGTACAACTGGCTTTTGGGGGTTGTGGTCCAAGATTCGGATGCTGGAAAGTTTAGTCTCAAGGTCAGGTCTTGTTGACTGCACCGTTGCAATAAACTGCAAGGAGTTCAAGACTGCAAGTTATTTCAACATCAATCTAACAAGCAAGTAGCAATAAATGAAAGTGAGTGAACAGATTACCCTCTTATCAATTTCCTCAATAATTTCCATAAGGCGGGGAAGGAGCTTCCACATGACTGCCTGTGACCATTTCTCCAGAGCCTCAGGTAGGACAGTATGATTTGTATAGGCTATTGTCCTAAATTAAAATGGTTTATAACTCAAATCTGTGAATTTTCACAAACAGCTCCTTAAAAAGAACCAGAGAAAACAAGTTCCacaaagtactcaaaaatgatTTATGTGTGTGCTCATAATCAGAATGATGGTAGTGATTGTCGAAGGTTTTGGTTTATGATACACTTATTAAAAGGTGAAGTTCAATATATTTTATCTAGTTGTTCAATTGCTTATCCATGATTGCTGGTTtagtttttgcttcttcctttatttcttttgtggtaCATGTTTGGCTCACTTTGCAGTCGATAGTTAGCTTCTGAATTGTCCCTTAAGCTTGTTCATGATGACAGAGGCAACTGAGAAACTTGGATGGAACGAAGACAACTGAAATATGCAAAACCACCTTGTAGTAATATCCCAAGCATCATCCCATCCAAGTCCTTCCTCATCCATTAGTAATCGCATTAGCTCTGGAATTGCAAGAGTAGGATGTGTGTCATTAAGTTGCACAGCAACCTTTGTGGGAAATTCGGACCACTGGAGTACACCCTTTCCCACTTGTCTCTCCCTAAATCTGAACATGATGTCCTGAAACAGGATGAAATGAAATAAGTTCTTCACTAATCATAAAAAGAAACTTTGCTTAAAAAGAAACTTTGTCTCTCCTTAAAAAGAAACTTTGCTTGTTTGTTGCTGAAAGCCTAAAGCATTTTATTAGGTATTCCAGTCTCCTTTACGTGTAAATATCACCGAGTTTAGGCATGTTTACTGAATAGAGGTTTCACTGAACATAAAAAACTTAAGGTTTGGAATCATCAATATCCCAAGGCAAATATCCTTTTAACCTTTGACATGCACCGCTTCTAGACTGAACTGTGTAGGCGCCCACcatggaaagaaaaggaaaagaggaaaatacaccaaggaataTGGCAAACCTGAAGTGAAGCACTGCAAAGGAAAAACTGTTGCTTAAGTCTTAACAATTTTCCACTTTCTGTAGCATCCCCAGGATAAAGAACAGCACATATCTGCAAATACATGACGTAAGGATGCCACAGAGAACCAACCGACAGAACAAATTAATATATAAACCAACAGAAAGTCTGAGATTGAATTTTGGAAGTCGGATCTGGATTTCCTTTAAGTGACCAGATGATTGGCAATTAAAGTCTTTGCTTGATCTGATAACTAACTTTATTAAGAGTACAAGGGTAAGCCAACCTGTTGAGCCGTAGCATGGAGCTGTGCAGCAGATTCATACTGCCCATCATTGAACTGAAACAAGTTGAAGTCCTCAGCACAGGCTTTGGCTTCCCAAAGGCGAAGACTGTTAGTATTCTTGGTCTTGTACCCTGGAATTGGTACATCATAGGCAACAGCTTGAATGACCTCTCCACCAACCCATTTGCGGCTACAAACCGGACaaagaattaaaagaaatgataaACCATATGAATAGCACTATGAATAAGAACGAAAATCCAATCTGGAAGTTGTGCTATTGAACTTTTAGTCAACACATACAGAAGTTAAAGTTGCACATACAGAAGTTGCACTTACGAGCCAGTAGGAAGGACGTCAACGTGACCAAAAAATCTGATGGGGAATACAACATCATGCCTGACAATCTCCCATGGACTAAATTTCTGCATAAATTTGTACCAGATGAAACCCTATAGGAGTCCCATGACTAAAGAATGAGTATGACAGTAGAAAAAGACAAACCTCCAACCAATCTTCGGCAATTTCCTCCTGACCTCCTTTGCTGATCCGCTGCTTAAAAAGCCCATATCTGTACCTCAAACCATAACCCCAAGCTGGCAAGTTCAATGTCGCCATTGAGTCTAGAAAGCACGAAGCAAGTCTTCCTAAACCACCATTTCCAAGTGCTGCATCTTTCTCCTACAATATACAATTTTAAGAATTGCATTGGAAATACATCATGCTAGGTTTAAGCCAATAACAAAAGTTAGAATGAAATAGACTTGTATCAACTTTAGTATTTAAAGAGTGTTCACTGATCCAATTGGAAACGAAAAATAATTGTAAGAACACCTAACTAAATGGCTATGCAGCATTGCACACTGTCAGATCCCAACTGACAAAGTAAAGAGAATGTGAAAAGTTTCTTAAAGTGGAACTACCTGCTCAACGATTTCCTCTAGTTCATGACCCAATTTCTTCAAAGCATCAGAATAAGCATCTTGGATATCAAGGTTTCCAATTGCGTTAGTCAAAGCTCGCCCTTGCAGATACTCCATGGACAAATAGTATGTTTGCTTTGGGTTGACTTTGTGATAATGGAGGTACGTATCATTCCATTGCTGTCGGTGTAAACAacaaacaataaaaagaaaaattagagtGGGTGAAACTTGTGAAAAAAGTACAAAGCAGACTCTAGCATTAAGAACATGCACAACGATTTGCAAGCCACAAAAAGAACACTTTTACCAAGCAAAGCACttgtatgatgaaatggaaCCAGATACACAAAGAGATGAGCTCAATGGATGAAGGTGTTCATTGAGTTTGAAAATGCAATTCTTTTCAAGTCATACACTAGCAAATGAACTCCGCAAAAATCTTTCCTTATATACATGACTCCGTAACGAGTGCGGGTATGCACATCGCACAGGGCCGGCAAGTCCACTTCAAAGATGAATAGACAACGCAAATCAACCTTGGGCACATGCCACACATTCTGGAGAATAATCACTGCTATATCTACAACAAATTACAGAGCAGTATAGCAAATTTGCCACAAAAAGGAGCAAAATTGCTTACAAGCTTCCAAATAGACCGCATGACCAAGTACATGCATAAGGTAGATAATTAACAACATTGGATATGCTAACAAAGCAAAGACGTCACCATCTTCAGTCGCTAGTCAAATCCAAACATACAATCAACAATTGATTCAACAAAGGCAAACcgaaaaaacaaaatttacaacGGCAATTCAAATTCTATACCTTGATCAACCGATCACGAACACTATCAGCAGTGGCATAGAAAGCTTGCTCTGGCTCGAACTTGAAAGGGGAGAAATGAGGACTGTATTGAGCATGATAGATGATATTGGACGCAATCTCCGTAGCCTCTCCGGCCAGCGGCTGCGCAACCGCTGGTACTTCCGCTGGAATTCCTGATTTTATGGTTTCATTACCGCTTGATGTTGCCGCCACTTCCATATCTGGTCCTATTATCAGCAGATACTTCTTCTATagaccaaaacagaaaaaaaaaaaatcaaaatccaaatccaaatatTTGAATCGTATTCCAAGAATCAAGCCATAAGAATGAAAAATTAACTCCTACTGAGAAGAGAAATGCAGAAATGAGATTCTGAAACACATTGTTCATGTGAATATTTCGTTAattaatggaaaaaaaattggtaaaatatCAATAACATGACATGATTACCTAATCTGTGTTGAGACTTGAGAACGGTGCTACTGCTGAAGAGGAAGCGAAATATGAGTGCCTGTTAAGTTTCAATAATATTTGAGTGAAGGTTCGGGAGATATTTTGGACAAAGTTCTAAAAAGAGAATGGGAGAGATGGCAGGGATGCGGGCGGGGGAATATGCTACTATTATGCAACTCATCAATTTGGAGATATTAAAGGGAAATCTGACAAACAAACAGATGGAAATGCGAAAAAAGTAcggtctctttttttttgttttctagttaggaaagaggagaaagaaaaaatatcTGGAAAAGTGcttgtgtgtgtgagagagagaaagagtgaGTTGCAGTTTGTATACTTTGCTTGCATCATCATCACCCCCGGCGTCGCATTCATGTCATATCGCATGGGAATCGGCGGAGGAGAAGGGAGGGAGTGATTGGACGGCTTCGGCGGCTGAAGAAGTGCGCTGCAGTCAACCGTTTTCCAGTAGTGTTTTCGAGTGTGAATTTGCTGGGGCTCTAAATATCCAACACAGTCTGGTATAGTACCACTAGTAAACTTAGCATCTTACAATAATGATGGTTTTTTTGGTACCTTGCTTGAGAACGCCAGACAACAAGAAAGAacgagagaagaagaaagagaataaAAGAGCGGAATTGAGATGGGTGATGGGACAAGGCCACGTGTGGTTCATGAATAAAGAGTAAAACTGGAAGGCGCTCTTCGCTCGCCTCGAGACTCCACAATACAACTGGATTCTCACGCATTCGTCGTGACACCGGGAGCAATCTACAGCTAGACAGCCCCCCtcgcccttttttttttttgtgaaaattacGCTTATAAGTGAATTCAAGTTGACTTTAACTACTAGTAGGGATGATCATTTTCTCGAATCTCGCTGTGAATGTAAAAATTTTATGGATGagtaatatataaaaataatctATAATTTCAAGAGGCATACTTTGATGATTCATAATAATGATTGAAGTcaaattcattcaaatttttttcttaaaaaaaaaaaaacattcaaatCTCTAAGCAGTCATGAGtagttcttgattttttttccgtGGATGAATAAAATCTGTAGTAATCAGTATCTGGAATCCCGTATAGGTCCTGCCAATCCCTTCTTATACCCCCCTCGACGACATTTGCTGAATGGTgagtagcagcagcagcagcagcagtgtGAACAATGCTGCTGTCCTTGAATTCCTTTCTGATTTGCCACAATACCTCAGCACATCTCTTCATGGAAGGTCTTGCCCGCCTTGAAGGGTCAAGGCATTGCCGAGCAAGTTTGAGTACCTTTTCAACAGCCTGGTTTGATGCTGGATTTCTTCGTAACCTTGGGTCCATTACCACCGCAACTTCTCCGTCCTTTAATTTCCTCAGAGCCTGCAAGCAAACATCACCATGATGGTTCTGAATCGCATGCAAATGATCTACTATGAAAATTGCAGAAGCTTATAATCAGGCAGAAAGCAGGTTACGTTTGTCTTGATCCATGAATTCACTTACCCATCTTACGGTTACCCTCTCATCTGTGCTTTTGTTCGAATCAATGGGATGTCTGCCTGTTATCATTTCCACAAGCAATACGCCAAACGAATATACATCACTCTTTTCAGTGAGTTGGTATGTCTTGAGGTATTCAGGATCCAGGTAGCCAGCTGTTCCTTTAACTTGAGTGGAAATGTGAGTTGCTGTAGGATCCTCAGCGGCTAGCCGTGCAAATCCAAAGTCAGCTACTTTCGCACGGTATTTTTCCGTGAGCAGTATGTTTGATGCTTTAATATCTCTATGGATAATTGGAGGCTCTGTAATTTCAGGTTGAGCCAAAAAATTAGGAACTGTTGAGTACTTCTAATAAAGTCTGCAAACGAAGATGTTGTTTGCTCGCAACGTACTAACTTACCAGTGTATGTGTGGAGATAGGTAATTGCATGAGCGACATCAGTTGCAATGTCTAAACGTTCTGCAGTTTCAAGTCCATCTCCCCGTGTCCCTGCATCACAAGGTCGCTGGATTTCAATTTTGACACACAACTTTCCCGTGATCATTGTATTTGATGTCTCTAATATTCATGCTAAAATCGAAGGGCTAACATATTTGTGTTGAAATAAATGTATAGGAGGCCTATTTACAGCCAAGATCCACGGATAGAAATATAGTAGTGTAATTCCGGATTCCTTATTCATCTCAAGATCCCATGAAGTAACCTGAGCTTTCTCCTTGCCACTTTACCAGTTACTACCTACCCGAGATTCAATATGCAGATTaggagaaaacaaaactaaggttTATTATTCATCAAAGCCTAACACTTGAagaaaaaaaggacaaaaaaaaaggggaagatGACAACAAGCAATAATAACAAATCTATCAGTATCAGGACATaacttcccccccccccccatagTTGACAATGCGTGCTAAGTTTTCCCATAGCAAAGAAGCTCAACAAAAATCTATTCCAGAATCAGCTAATTAACGTGGAAGTTCGTGTGGACGTTATTTATCTCAGAAAGCAAATGAATGCCATTGCAATTCAAGTGAAAATATGGGGTTCGTGTTCGTGCGCTCTGTTGCTTCACCTACCGTCCAAGTGCTCTCTAAGGGTTCCATTGCTGACATATTCAACGATGATTATGCGCTCGATTCCATGCTCCAGGTACCCCAGAAATCTTACCAAATTTAGGTGCTCGATCTTTGATAATGTCAAAATTTCATTCTTGAACTCTGCTGACAAACGTTGATCGAAAAATTCCTGCCAAAATTTTCGTGTTACATCGCAAATTCACAGGAAATGGCCCCTCAAGATTTACATTTGTTGGTGGTTAATTCTCCTTACCACTTTAGCGCGCTTTATGGCGACCATAAATCCATCCCAAAGCTTCCCCTTGTAAACAGTTCCGAAAGCTCCCTCACCAATTATATTTGCTGAAGAAAAATTGCCAGTTGCCTTCGATATCTCATTAAACGAAGTTTGAAGTGAACCAATCTGTATAATATTGTCATTGGAAGACTCGCGAGAGTAGGAGTATTTTGTTCTTGATGAAGATTTACTAGTGCTTCCAGTAGAATCATCTATTGAATCTGCAGAACGTCAAgaaccaaccaaaaaaaaaaaaaaaaggttaattcATGCCACTTCCATGCAAAAGTGGAATGACAATATAGTGAGATGTATCAAAATCCCGTCATGTATCAAGTATAAGCTTATCGGTAACCTCAATATCAGAATCTGCTTCTTGATTTACTTTTGTATTCTAGTATATGATCATGCCAGACCATTGTCCAACTTGGGGGCAAATGAAGATACATAGATCAATGCCGAGATGGCATAGTGGGAAAGATTTACTCACCGGACAATCCTGTAACAGCACGTTTTATTTTGTTGGCTTTAGTTTGATCAGCGGTGGAGTTGACCTCCCTCTTCCAAAAGAGAAGCGCAGCAAGAACACCAGCCACTCTCTTGCTGGCAGCTCTGATGAAGCTGGATGAAGATCGAGACTTCTGACTCGTCGCAGAAGTCTGATTGCTAATTGCACTGGTGCGGGAACAGGGACTGGGACTCTCTTTTCTGATTTGGCACCGACGGATGATCAGAGGACTCGGAGTTTTCATCCTATGCAGAGACGGAGACCCTTCTGGCAGGACGATCTTTGACTCATCATTCTCTAAAACTTTAACCACTGGCGCGATGACACCGTCTTGCCAGATATGCTAAATGCACTCTAGCCGTAGATTCAGGACTGATTCAAACATATTGTGTTAATTGGTACTCGCAGATGGAAATAGTAAAACAGAGACACTGTCAACTGCTGGATGGATTACTTGTCTGAAGTAGAATGTCGATAATACGGAAAATTTTGTCTGAATAATAAGTTCAACTTGTTCAGGTCAATCATTACTGGTACGTGTGTGCGTGTCCATAAATATCTATATAGCTGCACAAGCGCTCAAGGTTGTTTTGGTTTTGGCCGTGGCAGGGAGCCATGACTAGTTTGATAATGGTTAGAAAAGAAAGTCAAATTAGACACGATATACAGGAtgcaaaaaagaagaaggtCCAGAAAACCGGTGGCAACAGTCAACTATTGAACCCTTTTCATCTTGCTCACACGAGTTTTACTCTCATTTACACGAGCAACTGGTGTTCAAATGGTGTATTAgttgaaaatacaaaaaaaaaaaaaaaaaaaaagattaaaaacgtatttataatacaagtaaaataatatttaaaataatttatatatccAAAACTCCAAACACGCCCCTTGTTTTTGCCAAAAGCCAAAATTCTAGCACGGCAATCCCTCCTGTTGTTTAGaaacaaataattcaataatcATAGAGGCAGAGTTCGAGCCAGGAAAGGCCATCCTCCGTCTTCCTCAATCCGAGAACAAAGATTCAAAGAAACCAATACATTTGCCACCACATTAGTGTTTAAGCAAATTGCTTTGTCAGATTGTTATACGAAAATTGAAATTGCAAATCCAAAACATTAGTAGAGAGCCATCCGAGATTGTTACAAGTCAGCCAACATTGGCAAGCGTTTTAAGCAAACAGCGGCACTCTCCATGCTGATGGACACTGCAAGTACTGCAGGGACCGCTGGATCAGCATCCTATTTATACAAGGCAATCAGAATTTTACAAATTTGGGACTTTCGTTGGCCAAAAAGTACCTTCCCGGCTTCCCAGTTCCCACAGTACTGCATCCCAGAAACCAAAAGAACTAGCTAGATTGAAAAGGGTTGGTAATATCCTTAACCCTTTCTCGTTTCTATAAACTACTTTACAAAGATGATGCGAGCAAACAGGAAACTATCAGAAATACAGACATCTAAAGAGTTTCATCAAAATTGACTCTCCCCCCTGTGGCGAAAAAGTTCCAAAAGAGAGCAGCCGAGAAATAGAGAAAAGCTGTAAGCAACAAGAATCCCTTAAAAGAACCCACTAATTCCACAAAGTAGCCGGCACCAACCGTTCCAACTATAGCAGCAAATGTACCAGCAGTATTTGATATACCTAGAGTTTACAGAAGGGACAGAATTAGGTAAAGATTTCgaacaagaaaatttcatgCCTGATTTTCATAAATTAGAGGAATAAACGAGGTTTGAAGATATTAACAGGGATCTTCTTTTTTATGTTCATTGAAGTGTTGAAAGGGGAGGGAGGCTGGCCTTGTATACTGAGGTTATACTCCCATGTAGACAATAAATTAGATATCGGTATGTAGAACTAGGAGATTAATAGTAGAGGAGAATAAGGTTGAACGAGTACAATGCATAAAACTTTGCAAGAAAATCAACAGAGTTACCATGGAGGACGCCTGAATACTGTGGTGCAATCTCCTGACAAGGTAATGGTACAAGATATATCAGGTCTGATGCAAAAAaaccaactgatcaaatgatgaatttcacGGAATATACTAACCTGGAGGTTCACGAGGAAGCCACAATGACTGAATGCTTTTAGCCCAACTGCTAAAGTAAGCCAAGCAGATGCATTGGATGGACTTCTTGCCATTGTTAGACCAACAAGAGCTATCCCAGGTCCAATAAAACCAATTGACTGCagaggaaaaataaaacttcaTACATACTGTAAACTTGTCCCATCTTGTTCCGTAAGGAAGTAAAAAAGTGAGGTCGAATGACTAAACACGAATCACATATTGAACACCATTAGTGACTAGCTCTAAAGAAGTCTGGTAGAAGTAGAACTGAATTTATCACTGAGGCGCAAACAATAAAACTGAAAGAAAAGTAGAATTtgagaaaaagggaagaaaataaaaaaggaaaagagcatAAGACCAGGAACAATGGTCCATCAAAACAAAGTTTCCAATTAACTAGGGtaaatgaaatttgaaaaatgactCAGCCAAGATTTTTGGCTGAGGACAATATCCTTTCTATTTTCTCCCTCGATTGTTCCATGTGATtacttttgtaccagcaaaccCCACAATATCAGAGGGACAAAAGTCATACTGATCATATATAAACAATCACATGCATAGCCTTTATCCTGActtaaattcaaacttttttttttaattttcccaaacttAAATTCAAAATCTAGTAAATCTGTTTCTTTATAAATAGCATTTCCCATATACAAATTACATAATTGTAAAGGCCATTACTAGAGACATCCTAAACTCATTTCTCTACTGTCCATGTGAAAATTCATTGGAGTCTATAAAATGACTGTCATACATTTTGGTgataaagaaagggaaagaaagataaaagacaTGTCTTGGAACTTACAAGGACAAAGAATAAATCGAGTTAGTTATTTCAACAATATATATAGCCAATTGGAAATTGATAAAATTGCCATACTTGCATGATTTTGCGGGTTAATGTCACACTTATGCCTCTCTGAATCATCATGTCTGACAAGACACCAGCAAAGTAACCTGCCACGGCCATCATGCTCCAAGGAACAGCACTAAACCATGCTGCTTGTCTTAAATCAACATGATATATCTACAAGTAAAAGAGAAACTTTTGATTCCCTATCTTCAAATGCATAATGTTATTTATCGCATGTCATGTACAGACATAGTTTTTTACCGTCTTGAAATAAATGGGCATCCATGAAAGTATAACGAAAAATCCCTGCATGaggtaaacaaaaaaaaggtaaatgaTTTCGTAAAGGACACAGACTACAGACTATAGAGCAGGCGAAGAATGTCTTTTCCACCAAAATGCACCTATAAACAGCCCATAAAGATATGTGACAATAGTGGAACACAAATTCATCTCTCCAATTTCAAAGTTCGCACTAACCTTCTCTCAATTTTCTAAAAGACCCAATAATCTCACAACTTGCTCCGAAAATCTTCAGAACTTAAAACAATGCATTCTAATTATCAAATAACCAATTTCCCAATTAAAGAGTATCATTTGATC is drawn from Coffea arabica cultivar ET-39 chromosome 1c, Coffea Arabica ET-39 HiFi, whole genome shotgun sequence and contains these coding sequences:
- the LOC113742801 gene encoding alpha-glucan phosphorylase, H isozyme-like isoform X1, with the protein product MEVAATSSGNETIKSGIPAEVPAVAQPLAGEATEIASNIIYHAQYSPHFSPFKFEPEQAFYATADSVRDRLIKQWNDTYLHYHKVNPKQTYYLSMEYLQGRALTNAIGNLDIQDAYSDALKKLGHELEEIVEQEKDAALGNGGLGRLASCFLDSMATLNLPAWGYGLRYRYGLFKQRISKGGQEEIAEDWLEKFSPWEIVRHDVVFPIRFFGHVDVLPTGSRKWVGGEVIQAVAYDVPIPGYKTKNTNSLRLWEAKACAEDFNLFQFNDGQYESAAQLHATAQQICAVLYPGDATESGKLLRLKQQFFLCSASLQDIMFRFRERQVGKGVLQWSEFPTKVAVQLNDTHPTLAIPELMRLLMDEEGLGWDDAWDITTRTIAYTNHTVLPEALEKWSQAVMWKLLPRLMEIIEEIDKRFIATVQSTRPDLETKLSSIRILDHNPQKPVVRMANLCVVSSHMVNGVAQLHSDILKSDLFADYVSIWPTKFQNKTNGITPRRWLRFCSPELSQIITKWLKTDKWVTNLDLLTKLRQFVDNEELYAEWESAKMANKQRLAQYITQVTNVSIDPNTLFDIQVKRIHEYKRQLLNILGTVYRYKKIKEMSPEERQKVTPRTVMIGGKAFATYTNAKRIVKLVNDVGAVVNSDPEVNSYLKVVFVPNYNVSVAEMLIPGSELSQHISTAGMEASGTSNMKFALNGCLIIGTLDGANVEIREEIGEENFFLFGARAEEVPRLRKERENGLFKPDPRFEEAKQFIRSGAFGSYDYNPLLESLEGNSGYGRGDYFLVGYDFPSYMDAQARVDEAYKDRKRWIKMSILSTAGSGKFSSDRTISQYAKEIWNIEECAVP
- the LOC113742801 gene encoding alpha-glucan phosphorylase, H isozyme-like isoform X2, which translates into the protein MEVAATSSGNETIKSGIPAEVPAVAQPLAGEATEIASNIIYHAQYSPHFSPFKFEPEQAFYATADSVRDRLIKQWNDTYLHYHKVNPKQTYYLSMEYLQGRALTNAIGNLDIQDAYSDALKKLGHELEEIVEQEKDAALGNGGLGRLASCFLDSMATLNLPAWGYGLRYRYGLFKQRISKGGQEEIAEDWLEKFSPWEIVRHDVVFPIRFFGHVDVLPTGSRKWVGGEVIQAVAYDVPIPGYKTKNTNSLRLWEAKACAEDFNLFQFNDGQYESAAQLHATAQQICAVLYPGDATESGKLLRLKQQFFLCSASLQDIMFRFRERQVGKGVLQWSEFPTKVAVQLNDTHPTLAIPELMRLLMDEEGLGWDDAWDITTRTIAYTNHTVLPEALEKWSQAVMWKLLPRLMEIIEEIDKRFIATVQSTRPDLETKLSSIRILDHNPQKPVVRMANLCVVSSHMVNGVAQLHSDILKSDLFADYVSIWPTKFQNKTNGITPRRWLRFCSPELSQIITKWLKTDKWVTNLDLLTKLRQFVDNEELYAEWESAKMANKQRLAQYITQVTNVSIDPNTLFDIQVKRIHEYKRQLLNILGTVYRYKKIKEMSPEERQKVTPRTVMIGGKAFATYTNAKRIVKLVNDVGAVVNSDPEVNSYLKVVFVPNYNVSVAEMLIPGSELSQHISTAGMEASGTSNMKFALNGCLIIGTLDGANVEIREEIGEENFFLFGARAEEVPRLRKERENGLV
- the LOC113730017 gene encoding calmodulin-binding receptor-like cytoplasmic kinase 2 — its product is MKTPSPLIIRRCQIRKESPSPCSRTSAISNQTSATSQKSRSSSSFIRAASKRVAGVLAALLFWKREVNSTADQTKANKIKRAVTGLSDSIDDSTGSTSKSSSRTKYSYSRESSNDNIIQIGSLQTSFNEISKATGNFSSANIIGEGAFGTVYKGKLWDGFMVAIKRAKVEFFDQRLSAEFKNEILTLSKIEHLNLVRFLGYLEHGIERIIIVEYVSNGTLREHLDGTRGDGLETAERLDIATDVAHAITYLHTYTEPPIIHRDIKASNILLTEKYRAKVADFGFARLAAEDPTATHISTQVKGTAGYLDPEYLKTYQLTEKSDVYSFGVLLVEMITGRHPIDSNKSTDERVTVRWALRKLKDGEVAVVMDPRLRRNPASNQAVEKVLKLARQCLDPSRRARPSMKRCAEVLWQIRKEFKDSSIVHTAAAAAATHHSANVVEGGIRRDWQDLYGIPDTDYYRFYSSTEKKSRTTHDCLEI